From the genome of Homalodisca vitripennis isolate AUS2020 chromosome 8, UT_GWSS_2.1, whole genome shotgun sequence, one region includes:
- the LOC124368287 gene encoding uncharacterized protein LOC124368287, whose product MKKYREGMEKLEAENKALRNEIAALETRVEEQEMYSRRNCIEIQGIPEEPTETVDDVVDIVVKVGKAVNMDINATMIDACHRLGKKNDAARRGPRGIIVKFVRRLDKEELQKRKHQKRDLSTRHLGMAMDSTIYLNESLTPSRRRLYALARQAKKDKGYKYVWHRGGKVFLRKEDNAPVIQVCNQADLERL is encoded by the coding sequence ATGAAGAAGTATAGGGAAGGGATGGAGAAGTTGGAGGCGGAGAATAAAGCGTTGAGGAATGAGATTGCTGCTTTGGAGACCCGCGTAGAGGAACAAGAGATGTACTCCAGGAGGAACTGCATCGAGATCCAGGGCATCCCTGAGGAGCCTACAGAGACTGTCGACGACGTGGTTGACATCGTGGTTAAAGTTGGGAAAGCGGTTAACATGGACATCAACGCCACGATGATCGACGCTTGTCACCGTCTGGGGAAGAAGAATGATGCGGCTCGCAGAGGACCCCGTGGCATCATTGTGAAGTTTGTCCGTCGGCTTGACAAGGAGGAACTCCAGAAGAGGAAGCATCAGAAGAGGGATCTCTCAACGCGGCATCTTGGAATGGCTATGGACTCCACAATCTACCTCAACGAGTCACTGACACCTTCAAGGAGGAGGTTGTATGCGCTCGCTCGTCAGGCGAAAAAGGACAAAGGGTACAAGTATGTGTGGCACCGGGGAGGAAAAGTTTTCCTAAGAAAAGAGGACAATGCACCTGTCATACAAGTATGTAACCAGGCTGACCTTGAAAGGCTTTAG